One window of Paroedura picta isolate Pp20150507F chromosome 2, Ppicta_v3.0, whole genome shotgun sequence genomic DNA carries:
- the LOC143828948 gene encoding uncharacterized protein LOC143828948, translated as MERLIFQLLAYMLAVLQRMNTALSRRTSAIAEYRERVPGTLTSSRRRSVRVTMAAKKRWQALAEVRFPRQFWVDERSSDWWENFVWTRWDDDHWIANFRMSRGTFFELVEALRGRMERQVTGMRRPVPVEKRVAAALWYLATPQYFRTVAQQFGLGVTTVGDILKEFCLAMEAELFSKVVCLGDRLGASMDGFARLGFPHCFAAVDGSHIPIRAPGGSIKEYGNRKDFCSVLLQGTVDFSGRFIDAEVGWSGRRHDALVFRESNLRKAMDEGVFVPGNPTATIEGVHLALQYCRTTLVMRLDSNCGVSTSCVSSLFCVLLLMICLFLCPATQSPSKLATAPEREEGEEEGPSTSGQAAAETVEARLRAMEARVTSLEAQVAELKGEIEQQRQQREAEELKKKEDEDLFRRKVRGSVGRLSRRVREMEGAGQGSSGT; from the exons atggagaggcttatttttcaattgctggcttacatgctcgcggtgctccagcgcatgaataccgccttgtcgcgtcggacgtctgctatcgcggagtaccgagaacgggtgcccggaacgctgaccagcagcagaagacgttctgtaagggtaaccatggcggccaagaaacgctggcaagcactggcagaggtccggttccccagacagttctgggtggacgaacgatcctctgactggtgggagaattttgtgtggactcgctgggatgatgaccactggattgccaacttcaggatgtcgagggggacattttttgaactcgtggaggctctacgtggacgcatggagaggcaagtcactggcatgcggcgccccgttccagttgaaaaaagggtggctgccgcattgtggtacttggccacccctcagtacttccggacagtagcccagcaattcggactcggagtcactacggttggcgatatccttaaggagttctgcctcgccatggaggcggaattgttcagcaaagtcgtgtgcctcggagaccggcttggagcg agtatggacgggtttgccaggcttggattcccgcattgttttgcggccgtcgatggaagccacatccctatccgtgcccccgggggaagcataaaagagtacgggaacaggaaggacttttgctctgttctcctgcaaggaacagtggacttctccggccggtttatcgatgccgaggtggggtggagtggcaggaggcatgatgcccttgttttcagggaatccaacctcaggaaagccatggacgaaggggtctttgttccaggaaaccccaccgccaccattgagggcgtgc acttagccctccagtactgtagaaccactttggttatgcgcttagactctaactgtggtgtgtccaccagctgtgtttcatctctgttttgtgtgcttttacttatgatttgtctttttctttgcccagccacacaatcaccatccaagctggcaacagcacctgagcgtgaggagggggaggaagagggaccttccacctcgggacaggctgcag ctgaaactgtggaggcaaggctgcgtgcgatggaggccagagttacttccctggaggctcaagtggcagagctgaaaggggagattgagcagcaaaggcaacagagggaggcggaagaac ttaagaagaaggaggatgaggacctcttccgccgcaaagtccgggggtccgtgggaaggttgagcaggagagtgagggagatggaaggggctgggcaggggagcagtgggacctga